From Rhododendron vialii isolate Sample 1 chromosome 10a, ASM3025357v1, the proteins below share one genomic window:
- the LOC131302355 gene encoding ras-related protein Rab11D, which yields MANAGYGDASQKIDYVFKVVLIGDSAVGKSQILARFARNEFSLDSKATIGVEFQTRTLVIQHKSVKAQIWDTAGQERYRAVTSAYYRGAVGAMLVYDITKRQTFEHIPRWLEELRAHADKNIVIILIGNKTDLENLRAVPTEDAKEFAEKEGLFFMETSALEATNVETAFVTVLTEIFNIVNRKNLVAGEEQTNGNPASLAGKKILIPGPAQVIPDKSKMCCTSA from the exons atggcgAACGCTGGCTACGGCGATGCGAGCCAGAAGATCGACTACGTGTTCAAAGTGGTGCTCATCGGCGACTCAGCCGTCGGCAAGTCCCAGATTCTGGCCCGGTTCGCTCGCAACGAGTTCAGCCTGGACTCCAAGGCCACGATCGGCGTGGAGTTCCAGACTCGAACCCTAGTTATCCAGCACAAGTCCGTCAAGGCTCAGATCTGGGACACCGCCGGCCAAGAACG ATATAGAGCGGTTACTAGTGCGTACTACAGGGGTGCTGTCGGGGCTATGTTAGTGTATGACATAACCAAACGCCAAACCTTTGAACACATTCCACGCTGGCTGGAAGAGTTACGGGCCCATGCCGACAAGAACATCGTCATCATCCTCATTGGAAACAAAACCGATCTGGAAAACCTGCGGGCAGTTCCCACCGAGGATGCTAAGGAGTTTGCCGAGAAGGAAGGGTTGTTCTTCATGGAGACCTCAGCACTGGAAGCAACTAATGTGGAGACTGCTTTCGTGACTGTGTTGACTGAAATCTTCAATATAGTGAACAGGAAGAATCTTGTGGCTGGTGAGGAACAAACCAACGGCAACCCTGCTTCGCTGGCTGGCAAGAAGATTCTGATTCCTGGCCCTGCGCAAGTAATCCCTGATAAGAGCAAGATGTGTTGTACATCGGCGTGA